Part of the Cloacibacillus sp. genome, TATAAGATTATAAATCTCCACGGCGCTTTTGTCCCAGTCGATTTCACCGTCTTCGGGACGGCGGCGTCCAAAGCAGGTCGCCTCCGCCTCGTCCTGCGGACGGCGCGGCGCCGTTCCCGCCTCAAGCTCAGGCAGACGGCGCGCCAATATCAGCCGCGCGGCCTCCGCCACCTTCATAAAGACGTCGTAGGCCGTGTCGGTAAACTCTATCGGCACCCGCTCCTGGTCGACGATGTCGCCGCGGTCGGCCCTCTCCGTCATTACGTGAAGCGTCGCGCCTGTCTCTTTTTCGCCGTTAAGCACCGCCCAGTTGACGCAGGCGCGTCCGCGGTATTTCGGCAGCAGCGCCCCGTGAATGTTGTAGGCGCCGAGGCGCGGCATGTCGAGCACCGCCTTCGGTATCAGCGCGCGGTAGTAGCAGGAGAGGATGAGCTCCGGCTCAAGGGAGCGCAGATAATCGGCCTCCTCCGCGCCGAGTTTTTGCGGCGTGCACACGGGAATGCCGTTTTTTTCCGCGATCGCCCTCACCGAGCGAAACCATATCTCCTCGCCCGGGTCGTCGTTGTGTGTGAAGACGGCGGCGATGTTCGCACCATCTTTTATCAGCTCCTCCAGGCAGAGACAGCCGACCTCGCTGTACGCGAAAAGGACGATCTTAGGCCTGTCCATCGGAGCCTTCCGCGGTATGCTCAAAAATTTTCCGTATCGAATAGCGCGGACGTTTGCTCACCTCGCGGTAGATACGGCCAATGTACTCTCCGATGATGCCGAGCGAAAAGAGCGTGATGCCGCTGATGACGAACTCGGAGGCCTCGAACGCCTGTTCAAGGAAGAGCTGCCAGGTGCCGATGCCTAGGAAGAGCCGACGTGCGAACATATAAAATAGCAGCAGGAAGGAGATCATTGACAGCAGCATGCCGGCCATCGTTACGAGCTGAAGGGGCACGAGAGAAAAGCTCGTCATAAGGTCGAAGTTGAGGCGTATCAGCTGAAAAAGGCCATATTTGGACTCGCCGAGCTCCCGCTCACGATGGGCGACGGGGATCTCTATGGGGTTGACGGCGAATTTCTGCGCGAGGGCGGGGATGAAGGTCGTCGTCTCCTGGCTGTGGTTGATGATGTCGATGATACGGCGGTCGTAGCCGCGCAGCATACAGCCATAATCGCGGATCTTGAGCTTTGCGATGCGGTTTGTGAGCTTGTTGATGCACTTTGAGGCGATCTTGCGAAAGAGGGGGTCCCGGCGGCCTACGCGGTATGTGCCGACGACGTCGTGTCCTTCGTCCATCTGTTTGAGGATGTTCGGTATCTCCGAGGGCGGATTCTGCAGGTCGGCGTCAAGGGTGATTATCTTGCCGCCGCGCGCGTGGTCGAAACCCGCCATGATCGCCATATGCTGTCCGAAGTTCGCCCCGAGGTCGATCACGCGCATCTCGGGATGGATTTTATAGAAATCGTAGAGTATTCCCATCGTCGCGTCGCGGCTGCCGTCGTTGATAAAAATTACCTCAAAGCCGCGTCCGAGATTCTCCATCACGGGCCACAGCTCTTCAAAGAGCTTGTGCAGCGACTCCTCTTCGTTATAGGCGGGGATGACGACCGAGACCTCTATCCCCGCCGCCGTCACGCGCGGTTCTCCGTCAGCCCTTTGTGTTAACATTTACCGCAGACCTCTTTTATCGCCGTGACGGCGTCGCGCGCGTCCCCGTCTGTCATTGCGGGGAAGAGCGGCAGCGATACGATACGGTCGGAGACATATTCCGCCTCCGGCAGATCTCCGCGTCCCATGCCGGTAACCTCATGGTAGCAGGTGAAGAGGTGCAGCGCCTGATAGTGGAGCGCCGTGCCGATGTTGCGCTCCTTCATGCGCGCCATGAATTCGTCGCGTGTGAAGCCCAGTTTGTCGATGTCGACGAAGGGGGTGAAGATGTGCCACGAATGCTCGTAGTCCCAGGGCGCGCGCTGCGGGAGTATGAGCCCCTCGATTCCCGCTAGCTCGCGCAGATAAAAGCCGGCGATCTCCGCGCGGCGGCGGTTGAAGGATTCGAGCTCCTTCATCTGTGAATTTCCGATCGCCGCCTGGATGTCCATCATCGTATATTTGAGGCCGGGGAAGAAGATGTCGTAATTGGCGCTGCCCTTCGCCGCGTAGCGGTTCCAGGCTCCCTTGGACATGCCGTTCTGGCGCAGAACCATGATCCTCTCGGCGAGCTCCTCGTCTTCGGTGCAGATCATGCCGCCCTCGCCGGTCGTGATGTTCTTCGTCGGGTGGAAGCTGAAGACGGATAGATGCCGCGCCCCGCGGTCCGCGCCGATCCTGCGCCCTTTGTAGGAGGCGCCGAGCGCGTGTGCCGCGTCTTCGATCACCGCGAGGCCGTGGGCGGCGGCTATCGCCTCGATCTTATCCATATCGCAGGGCGTTCCCGCGAAGTGGACGGGGATCACCGCCTTCGTCGCCTTCGTTATCGCGCGCTCGATATTTTCCGGCACGATGTCCAGAGTACGGCGGTCTATATCGGCGAATACCGGCTTCGCCCCCGTGAAGAGTATCGCGTTCACCGTCACCGCGAAGGTCATCGGCGTGGTGACCACCTCGTCTCCGGAGCCGACGCCCAGCGCCATCAGCGCGCAGTGCAGACCGGCGGTAGCGGAGTTGACGGAGAGCGCGTAACTCGCGCCGGTGTATTTCGCAAAATTTTCCTCGAACTGTATCGTCTTCGGCCCCATCGCGAGCCAGCCGCTGCGAATCGAATCGGCGACATCCGAAATGGCCTCTTCGCTGATACTCGGCTTGGCGAAGGGCAAAAATTCTTTTCTCATTTTGTAGGCTCCTCTCTATAGAAGAGAATCAAATATTTTCCGCTTTCTATCTTTTCCGCCGTTCCGGTGCTGCCGTCGGGGAATAATTCTTCGAAACGCCCGTCATTTTTCACGACCAGTATAAAGCGTTTTTCTCTCGCCCGCCACTGCCGCAGGAACTCTTCCTTTGTCAGGAACCAGCCCCTGCCCTCCGGTTGGTTCGCGCCGTACTCAAGTTCGCCCGGGTGGCCGACCATCATCACCCGCTGCTTTGTGTAGAAGGGGATACCCTGCAGCACCTCGTCGTAGGCGACGATCACATCTCCCGGCCTTCTCTCTTTGATTATTACGTCGGAGACATCTTTCATGGTACGCATGGGGGCGACGATGTTGTAGACATCCTGCAGCCCTGAGATAAAAAGCACCGAGCAGAGGATGAGCGCCTTGACCGCCTCTTTATACCGCTTGCTGCCGTGTGAGGTGTAATACCAGGCGACGACAGGCATGCCGATGAGCCCGAAACCAGCCTTCACGGCGATCGGCCAGGCCTGCGCGGGGCTCGCGTGCTCTCCGAAGAGCGGATATACGATCAGTCCCATACCGAGCAGGCCGCTTGTCAGCGCGAGCCAGACGACGGGGTGTCCATGCCACTCCTTGTCAGTCGCCATTCGGAAGATGTCGGCTCCGATCAGGATCGCGAGCGGCGGGATGCAGGGAATGATATAGGGGATCAGCTTGGAATCCGAAAAAGAGAAGAAGAGGAAGATAACGGAAAACCAGAGCAGCAGATAGGTGACGGCGCGCTTTTCCTCCGGCGTCTTTGGCGAGCGCACAACGCTCTTTTTGCTGAAAAGCGGCGGCAGGAAGGCCGTCCAGGGAATCATCCCCGCCGGTATCATCGGGATGAAAAACCAGAAGGGTTCGTAGCGGTGGTGCATCTTCGTCGCGTAGCGGAGGAAGTGCTCCTGAATGAAGAAAAAGCGGAAAAAGTCGGGGTTGTCGCGGCAGACAAGATAGAACCACGGCACGCTCACCGCGAAAAAGAGGATTAGCCCCGGCAGATAGAGCGGTTTATAGAAAAGTTTCCACTGTCTTGTCGCGAGAATATAGAAGAATATCACCGCGCCGGGCAGCACGACGCCGATCAGCCCCTTTGTGAGCAGCGCCATCGCGGAGGCGAAATAAAAGAGCAGGTAATATTTTTTCTCCTCCTTGACATGGGCGGCGTAAAAGGAGGCGAAGACCAGGGTGAGGAAGAAAGAGAGCGGCATATCCGTGATATTTATTGTGCCGATCGCGAAATAGAGCAGCGAGGTCGCCGTCACCACCCCCGCGAGGAATCCCGCTATCCGCCCGTAGATGAAGGAGCCGAGCATCGCCGTCGTCAGCGCGCCCGCGAGTGCGCAGAGAGCCACGCCGACGCGCGCCG contains:
- a CDS encoding formyltransferase, with amino-acid sequence MDRPKIVLFAYSEVGCLCLEELIKDGANIAAVFTHNDDPGEEIWFRSVRAIAEKNGIPVCTPQKLGAEEADYLRSLEPELILSCYYRALIPKAVLDMPRLGAYNIHGALLPKYRGRACVNWAVLNGEKETGATLHVMTERADRGDIVDQERVPIEFTDTAYDVFMKVAEAARLILARRLPELEAGTAPRRPQDEAEATCFGRRRPEDGEIDWDKSAVEIYNLI
- a CDS encoding glycosyltransferase family 39 protein, with amino-acid sequence MISSISKRNIFFAAIAAALLLLYIVPLGSYPLMEPDEGRYAEIPREMIATGNYITPMLNYVKYFEKPVFLYWMNAASFHIFGQNEFAARVGVALCALAGALTTAMLGSFIYGRIAGFLAGVVTATSLLYFAIGTINITDMPLSFFLTLVFASFYAAHVKEEKKYYLLFYFASAMALLTKGLIGVVLPGAVIFFYILATRQWKLFYKPLYLPGLILFFAVSVPWFYLVCRDNPDFFRFFFIQEHFLRYATKMHHRYEPFWFFIPMIPAGMIPWTAFLPPLFSKKSVVRSPKTPEEKRAVTYLLLWFSVIFLFFSFSDSKLIPYIIPCIPPLAILIGADIFRMATDKEWHGHPVVWLALTSGLLGMGLIVYPLFGEHASPAQAWPIAVKAGFGLIGMPVVAWYYTSHGSKRYKEAVKALILCSVLFISGLQDVYNIVAPMRTMKDVSDVIIKERRPGDVIVAYDEVLQGIPFYTKQRVMMVGHPGELEYGANQPEGRGWFLTKEEFLRQWRAREKRFILVVKNDGRFEELFPDGSTGTAEKIESGKYLILFYREEPTK
- a CDS encoding glycosyltransferase → MLTQRADGEPRVTAAGIEVSVVIPAYNEEESLHKLFEELWPVMENLGRGFEVIFINDGSRDATMGILYDFYKIHPEMRVIDLGANFGQHMAIMAGFDHARGGKIITLDADLQNPPSEIPNILKQMDEGHDVVGTYRVGRRDPLFRKIASKCINKLTNRIAKLKIRDYGCMLRGYDRRIIDIINHSQETTTFIPALAQKFAVNPIEIPVAHRERELGESKYGLFQLIRLNFDLMTSFSLVPLQLVTMAGMLLSMISFLLLFYMFARRLFLGIGTWQLFLEQAFEASEFVISGITLFSLGIIGEYIGRIYREVSKRPRYSIRKIFEHTAEGSDGQA
- a CDS encoding DegT/DnrJ/EryC1/StrS family aminotransferase, which translates into the protein MRKEFLPFAKPSISEEAISDVADSIRSGWLAMGPKTIQFEENFAKYTGASYALSVNSATAGLHCALMALGVGSGDEVVTTPMTFAVTVNAILFTGAKPVFADIDRRTLDIVPENIERAITKATKAVIPVHFAGTPCDMDKIEAIAAAHGLAVIEDAAHALGASYKGRRIGADRGARHLSVFSFHPTKNITTGEGGMICTEDEELAERIMVLRQNGMSKGAWNRYAAKGSANYDIFFPGLKYTMMDIQAAIGNSQMKELESFNRRRAEIAGFYLRELAGIEGLILPQRAPWDYEHSWHIFTPFVDIDKLGFTRDEFMARMKERNIGTALHYQALHLFTCYHEVTGMGRGDLPEAEYVSDRIVSLPLFPAMTDGDARDAVTAIKEVCGKC